A portion of the Streptomyces sp. NBC_01335 genome contains these proteins:
- a CDS encoding IclR family transcriptional regulator encodes MTTASTTTVPTLIGSVQRALRLLEAVGAHQDGAPAKQLAREAGLPLPTTYHLLRTLAHEGYLRRENGVFVLGAAAERMSGRAAEESRRGRLNDSLARWCDELGAPVYCAVYREGEIELVAVADSAETPAVDEWAPFAETGHAHALGQCLLGQLDEKAREDHLLRHPVRPLTRYSVRDRPVLLERLRSMERMKPVIERQEYALGTVCAAIPITAGSAVAAMAISLPLDRQDQLLPAVEQLRGEVARLLRSFVFSISI; translated from the coding sequence GTGACCACGGCATCGACCACCACTGTCCCGACGCTGATCGGTTCGGTCCAGCGGGCCCTGAGACTGCTGGAGGCGGTGGGCGCCCATCAGGACGGCGCTCCCGCCAAGCAGCTCGCGCGGGAAGCGGGGCTGCCCTTGCCGACGACCTACCATCTGCTGCGCACCCTGGCCCACGAGGGCTACCTGCGGCGGGAGAACGGTGTCTTCGTCCTCGGTGCCGCCGCCGAGCGGATGTCCGGCCGGGCGGCCGAGGAGAGCAGGCGCGGCAGGCTCAACGACTCCCTCGCGCGCTGGTGCGACGAGTTGGGGGCCCCGGTGTACTGCGCCGTCTATCGCGAGGGCGAGATCGAGCTGGTCGCCGTGGCGGACTCCGCCGAGACGCCGGCCGTGGACGAGTGGGCCCCCTTCGCCGAGACCGGGCACGCCCACGCGCTGGGCCAGTGTCTGCTCGGGCAGCTCGACGAGAAGGCGCGGGAGGACCATCTGCTCCGCCATCCGGTGCGTCCGCTGACCCGTTACTCAGTGCGAGATCGCCCGGTCCTACTTGAGCGATTGCGTTCGATGGAGCGTATGAAACCTGTCATTGAGCGACAGGAGTACGCACTCGGAACGGTCTGCGCCGCCATCCCCATCACCGCAGGTTCGGCCGTCGCCGCAATGGCCATTTCTCTACCCCTGGACCGCCAGGACCAGTTGCTCCCCGCAGTCGAACAACTACGTGGCGAAGTGGCACGGCTCTTGCGTTCGTTCGTGTTCTCTATCAGTATCTGA
- the thiC gene encoding phosphomethylpyrimidine synthase ThiC — protein MTTSDARTPASTTHESVGAGKSIGWHKGYVEGSRPGLRVPVRQVHLTNGKDVTLYDTSGPYTDPAVTTDVRRGLASVRGGWIEGRGDTEEYEGRPVRPEDDGRSPASRDGLRNLDALFPGGVRAPRRSRDGRPVTQLAYARRGEVTPEMEYVAIRENVDPEVVREEIAAGRAVLPANVNHPETEPMIIGKRFLVKVNANIGNSAVTSSIEEEVDKMTWATRWGADTVMDLSTGRNIHTTREWVLRNSPVPIGTVPLYQALEKVDGRAEELTWEIYKDTVIEQAEQGVDYMTVHAGVRLPYVPLTARRKTGIVSRGGSIMAAWCLAHHKESFLYENFEELCELLATYDVTYSLGDGLRPGSIADANDEAQFAELRTLGELNTIAKRYGVQTMIEGPGHVPMHKIKENIDLQQEICEEAPFYTLGPLTTDVAPAYDHITSGIGAAMIAWWGTAMLCYVTPKEHLGLPDRDDVKTGVITYKIAAHAADLAKGHPGAQEWDDALSDARFEFRWEDQFNLALDPDTARAFHDETLPAEPAKTAHFCSMCGPKFCSMKISRSITEQFAPDLAPSASEEEIEAGMLAKSKEFAASGGRVYLPLAD, from the coding sequence ATGACCACATCGGACGCACGCACGCCTGCCTCCACGACGCACGAGAGCGTCGGGGCGGGCAAGTCCATCGGCTGGCACAAGGGGTACGTCGAGGGCTCGCGCCCCGGCCTCCGGGTGCCGGTCCGTCAGGTGCACCTGACCAACGGCAAGGACGTGACGCTCTACGACACGTCCGGTCCGTACACCGATCCCGCCGTCACCACCGATGTCCGCCGCGGCCTCGCCTCCGTGCGTGGTGGCTGGATCGAGGGCCGGGGGGACACCGAGGAGTACGAGGGGCGCCCGGTCCGTCCGGAGGACGACGGCCGCTCGCCCGCCTCGCGCGACGGGCTGCGCAACCTCGACGCGCTCTTCCCCGGCGGGGTCCGCGCCCCCCGGCGCAGCCGCGACGGACGCCCCGTCACCCAGCTCGCTTACGCCCGGCGGGGGGAGGTCACCCCGGAGATGGAGTACGTCGCGATCCGCGAGAACGTCGACCCCGAGGTCGTACGTGAGGAGATCGCGGCCGGCCGGGCGGTGCTGCCGGCCAATGTGAACCACCCGGAGACCGAGCCGATGATCATCGGTAAGCGGTTCCTGGTGAAGGTGAACGCCAACATCGGCAACTCGGCCGTGACCTCCTCCATCGAGGAGGAGGTGGACAAGATGACCTGGGCGACGCGGTGGGGCGCCGACACGGTCATGGACCTGTCCACCGGCCGCAACATCCACACCACCCGCGAGTGGGTGCTCCGCAACTCGCCCGTGCCCATCGGCACCGTCCCGCTCTACCAGGCCCTCGAGAAGGTCGACGGCCGGGCGGAGGAGCTGACTTGGGAGATCTACAAGGACACGGTCATCGAGCAGGCCGAGCAGGGCGTGGACTACATGACGGTGCACGCCGGCGTGCGCCTGCCGTACGTCCCGCTCACGGCGCGCCGCAAGACCGGCATCGTCTCCCGGGGTGGCTCGATCATGGCGGCCTGGTGCCTCGCGCACCACAAGGAGTCGTTCCTCTACGAGAACTTCGAGGAGCTCTGCGAACTCCTGGCGACGTACGACGTGACGTACTCGCTCGGGGACGGGCTGCGGCCCGGGTCCATCGCCGACGCCAACGACGAGGCGCAGTTCGCCGAACTGCGCACCCTCGGCGAGCTCAACACGATCGCCAAGCGGTACGGCGTGCAGACGATGATCGAGGGGCCGGGACACGTCCCGATGCACAAGATCAAGGAGAACATCGACCTTCAGCAGGAGATCTGCGAGGAGGCGCCGTTCTACACCCTCGGCCCGCTGACCACCGACGTCGCGCCGGCGTACGACCACATCACCTCCGGGATCGGCGCGGCGATGATCGCCTGGTGGGGCACGGCGATGCTCTGCTACGTGACGCCCAAGGAGCACCTGGGGCTTCCCGACCGGGACGACGTGAAGACCGGGGTCATCACCTACAAGATCGCGGCCCACGCCGCGGACCTGGCCAAGGGGCACCCGGGCGCGCAGGAGTGGGACGACGCGCTGTCGGACGCACGGTTCGAGTTCCGCTGGGAGGACCAGTTCAACCTGGCGCTCGACCCGGACACGGCCCGCGCGTTCCACGACGAGACGCTGCCCGCCGAACCGGCGAAGACGGCGCACTTCTGCTCGATGTGCGGGCCGAAGTTCTGCTCGATGAAGATCAGCCGGAGCATCACCGAGCAGTTCGCGCCGGATCTGGCGCCGTCCGCCTCCGAGGAGGAGATCGAGGCGGGGATGCTGGCGAAGTCGAAGGAGTTCGCGGCGTCCGGCGGGCGGGTCTACCTGCCGCTGGCCGACTGA
- a CDS encoding SsgA family sporulation/cell division regulator, protein MRESVQAEVMMSFLVSEELSFRIPVELRYEVSDPYAIRMTFHLPGDAPVTWAFGRELLLDGLNSPSGDGDVHIGPTEPEGLCDVHIRLQVGADRALFRAGTAPLVAFLDRTDKLVPLGQEHTQGDFDGNLEEALGRILAEEQNAG, encoded by the coding sequence ATGCGCGAGTCGGTTCAAGCAGAGGTCATGATGAGTTTCCTCGTCTCGGAGGAGCTCTCGTTCCGTATTCCGGTGGAGCTCCGTTACGAGGTGAGCGATCCGTACGCGATCCGTATGACCTTCCACCTGCCGGGTGATGCCCCGGTCACCTGGGCTTTTGGCCGTGAGCTCCTGCTCGACGGCCTCAACAGTCCCAGCGGCGACGGTGATGTGCACATCGGTCCAACCGAGCCCGAGGGGCTCTGCGACGTGCACATCCGGCTCCAGGTCGGCGCGGACCGGGCGCTGTTCCGGGCCGGTACGGCGCCGCTCGTGGCGTTCCTGGACCGGACGGACAAGCTGGTGCCACTGGGGCAGGAGCACACGCAGGGTGACTTCGACGGCAACCTCGAAGAGGCGCTCGGAAGGATCCTCGCCGAGGAGCAGAACGCGGGCTGA
- a CDS encoding YibE/F family protein, whose protein sequence is MTSSQDHPEPQDPSHGHTHSHGPAAPVSTHLRKVIACVLIPFAAAVVVGLAVLWPGGTPAHERTGVGFDRQTEQGKVVKVERVNCADVNAAQVPATGGTSAASGPGAAAEDEGDCKKATIEVTSGKDQGRTFAEIVQPEASRQLSEGQGVVLAYAPDAPHDLQYSVTDVDRKLPMALLAGIFAVAVVVVGRLRGVMALVALAVSFAVLTLFILPAILQGSNPLLVAVVGASAIMLIALYTCHGVTARTSVAVIGTLISLLLIGLLGSVFIDWAGLTGNTDDNTGLIHGLYPDIDMSGLLLAGVIIGSLGVLDDVTVTQTSAVWELHQANPTMGARGLYGAGIRIGRDHIASVVNTLVLAYAGAALPLLLLFSIAQSSVGTVANSELVAEEIVRTLVGSIGLVASVPVTTALAALVVSADRTGLGAEAGAPAPVRTGRGRRRKK, encoded by the coding sequence GTGACCTCCTCCCAGGACCATCCAGAACCCCAGGACCCCTCACACGGCCATACGCACAGCCATGGCCCCGCGGCACCCGTCTCGACCCATCTGCGCAAGGTCATCGCATGCGTGCTGATCCCCTTCGCCGCGGCGGTGGTCGTCGGCCTGGCGGTGCTCTGGCCCGGCGGCACTCCCGCGCACGAGCGCACCGGTGTGGGCTTCGACCGGCAGACCGAGCAGGGGAAGGTGGTGAAGGTGGAGCGGGTGAACTGCGCGGACGTCAACGCCGCCCAAGTACCGGCAACGGGTGGCACGTCGGCCGCCTCCGGCCCGGGCGCGGCCGCCGAGGACGAGGGCGACTGCAAGAAGGCCACCATCGAGGTGACCAGCGGCAAGGACCAGGGCCGCACCTTCGCCGAGATCGTCCAGCCCGAAGCCTCGCGGCAGTTGAGCGAGGGTCAGGGGGTGGTCCTCGCGTACGCGCCGGACGCGCCGCACGACCTGCAGTACTCGGTCACCGACGTGGACCGGAAGCTGCCGATGGCGCTGCTGGCCGGGATCTTCGCCGTCGCCGTCGTGGTGGTGGGGCGGCTGCGCGGGGTGATGGCGCTCGTGGCGCTCGCCGTGTCCTTCGCGGTACTGACGCTGTTCATCCTCCCGGCGATCCTGCAGGGGTCCAACCCACTGCTGGTGGCGGTGGTCGGGGCGAGCGCGATCATGCTCATCGCGCTGTACACCTGCCACGGGGTGACGGCGCGCACCTCGGTGGCGGTGATCGGCACGCTGATCTCGCTGCTGCTGATCGGGCTGCTGGGCTCGGTCTTCATCGACTGGGCGGGGCTGACCGGCAACACCGACGACAACACCGGCCTGATCCACGGCCTCTATCCCGACATCGACATGAGCGGTCTGCTCCTGGCCGGTGTCATCATCGGTTCGCTCGGGGTCCTGGACGACGTGACGGTCACCCAGACGTCGGCGGTGTGGGAGCTTCACCAGGCGAACCCGACCATGGGGGCGCGCGGGCTCTACGGAGCGGGCATCAGGATCGGGCGCGACCACATCGCCTCGGTGGTCAACACCCTGGTGCTCGCGTACGCGGGCGCGGCGCTGCCCCTGCTGCTGCTGTTCTCCATCGCGCAGAGCAGTGTGGGCACGGTCGCCAACAGCGAGCTGGTGGCCGAGGAGATCGTCCGTACACTCGTCGGCTCGATCGGACTGGTCGCCTCGGTGCCCGTCACGACGGCGCTCGCCGCTCTGGTGGTGTCCGCGGACCGCACAGGGCTCGGCGCGGAAGCCGGAGCTCCTGCACCCGTACGGACCGGGAGGGGCCGACGCCGCAAGAAGTGA